In Candidatus Nitrosarchaeum limnium SFB1, the following proteins share a genomic window:
- a CDS encoding GrpE protein — translation MFELSDENNLDEIPVNVISKNHISESHDDQTQNNNQIQSGNENQDIVKLENLLEKEKQKVQDYEDKLKHVLADYQNLHRKTQSDIEKGVNTKIDEFMLDFLKIHDDFIRAKQVFTESKINTEGLDSILKNMDALLAKYDVTPIDALGEIFDPNLHEAISIITDTELDSNTITKELRKGYISHKRVIRPTLVEISKK, via the coding sequence ATGTTTGAATTGTCTGATGAAAATAATCTAGATGAAATTCCAGTTAACGTGATTTCTAAAAACCACATTAGTGAATCACATGATGATCAAACACAAAATAATAATCAAATACAATCTGGAAATGAAAATCAAGATATAGTTAAATTAGAAAATCTCTTAGAAAAAGAAAAACAAAAAGTCCAAGATTATGAAGATAAACTTAAACACGTATTAGCAGATTATCAAAATCTACATAGAAAAACACAATCTGATATTGAAAAAGGTGTTAATACAAAAATTGACGAATTCATGTTGGATTTTTTAAAAATACATGATGATTTTATACGAGCCAAACAGGTTTTTACAGAAAGTAAGATCAATACAGAGGGATTGGATTCTATTTTAAAAAATATGGATGCTCTCCTAGCAAAATATGATGTGACCCCAATTGATGCATTGGGTGAGATTTTTGATCCAAATCTTCATGAGGCAATTTCAATTATCACTGATACTGAGCTAGATAGCAACACAATTACCAAAGAACTTAGGAAAGGATATATTTCTCATAAGAGAGTTATTAGACCAACACTGGTAGAAATATCAAAAAAATAA
- a CDS encoding hypothetical protein (hypothetical protein Nmar_0094): MGGAKVVVYGLSTEGYAIGCQMAIKGADVYIIDESTPSAISLKAEIAKTYPNVSSLKEDEPLLAMEPIDVAISKAQYLFFTPRIRKTGQDIKTEIHSKFKDATTSLKKNSSVIYTLPTGFGGNNENISLLEHVTGLEVGKQISYFYYPLEDLNQQPKFIGSFNGKEDPILAELLTTGKKEKKFVAISSSEHFHAINVLSRFSSLSSILEVCRYVQDDDTKKDLSSDDFQEIFLDNMVSGLFDLKSLGSSFESANTLMYLINGSVKGIDGYIKKLIDEIRSTLKKNDLKASRTKIALSWTLDQHEMRGDKIEMLQNLTSRLRDYIGDVEAYEHLNSDLFHSDKTTIIVACSKTDFENIEKNKQDTNIIVVKANPLCEIIQ, from the coding sequence ATGGGGGGCGCAAAAGTTGTTGTTTATGGTCTTAGTACAGAAGGTTATGCTATTGGATGTCAAATGGCAATTAAGGGTGCAGATGTCTACATTATTGATGAATCAACACCATCTGCAATTTCTCTAAAAGCAGAAATTGCTAAAACTTATCCAAATGTATCTTCTCTCAAAGAAGATGAACCATTATTGGCAATGGAACCAATTGATGTAGCTATTTCAAAAGCTCAGTATCTCTTCTTTACACCTAGAATAAGAAAAACAGGGCAAGATATCAAAACTGAAATTCATTCAAAATTCAAAGACGCTACAACCTCTTTAAAAAAAAACAGTTCTGTTATCTACACTCTGCCTACTGGTTTTGGTGGAAATAATGAAAACATTTCACTACTTGAACATGTGACTGGACTTGAGGTTGGAAAACAAATTTCTTACTTTTATTATCCATTAGAAGATCTTAATCAGCAACCAAAATTTATTGGATCTTTTAATGGAAAAGAAGATCCAATATTAGCTGAGCTATTAACAACCGGGAAAAAAGAAAAAAAGTTTGTAGCTATTTCCTCATCTGAGCATTTTCATGCAATTAATGTACTATCTAGATTTTCTAGCCTTAGTAGTATTTTAGAGGTTTGTAGGTACGTTCAAGATGATGATACTAAAAAAGATCTTTCTTCCGATGACTTTCAAGAAATCTTTCTTGACAATATGGTCAGCGGATTATTTGATCTAAAGTCACTAGGTTCCTCATTTGAAAGTGCAAATACCCTCATGTATCTAATCAATGGAAGCGTAAAGGGAATTGATGGTTATATCAAGAAACTAATCGATGAAATTCGTTCTACATTAAAGAAAAATGATCTCAAAGCTAGTAGGACAAAAATTGCATTATCTTGGACACTTGATCAACATGAAATGCGCGGGGATAAAATTGAAATGCTACAGAATTTGACTTCTAGGCTGCGCGATTATATTGGTGATGTAGAAGCTTATGAGCATCTAAATTCTGATTTGTTTCATAGTGATAAAACTACAATTATTGTAGCATGCTCAAAAACAGATTTTGAAAACATTGAAAAAAACAAACAGGATACTAATATCATTGTAGTCAAAGCTAATCCTCTATGTGAGATTATTCAATAA
- a CDS encoding hypothetical protein (hypothetical protein Nmar_0093), which yields MKIWIDILTPKQLLFSEPIIEKLGEKHNVLCTSRSYDEVTKLAKIRNFNLISVGKHGGTKKYGKLEASTDRIKKLSLLINKFSPDLAISFCSPEAARVSFGMGIKHIAFCDSPHASAVMKLTLPLIQKLLIPSVIPKKEFSKYGIETKNIIQYNAIDAAVTIKRRVNQENPLPFKNNHKKNILIRVEEEQAAYTTKSKRIIPIIKEIINEFGEENIVILGRYSEQIKNLKKIFGKKAKILKMSFDGKHLLSETNVFLGSGGTMTAESALLGVPTISYNAVPNIVEKYLVKKNLVKRETNPKKINKIIRKWLESSNENYSKKARKVLNTMEDPIQKLIQSIEK from the coding sequence TTGAAAATTTGGATCGATATTCTAACTCCTAAACAATTATTATTCTCTGAACCAATAATTGAAAAATTAGGGGAAAAACATAATGTTTTGTGTACTTCACGTTCATATGATGAGGTTACAAAACTAGCAAAAATTCGAAATTTTAACTTAATTAGTGTAGGAAAACATGGTGGGACTAAAAAATATGGTAAACTCGAGGCCAGTACTGATCGTATAAAGAAATTATCTTTATTGATAAACAAATTTTCCCCAGATTTGGCAATTAGCTTCTGCTCTCCTGAAGCAGCTAGGGTGTCATTTGGCATGGGAATTAAACACATTGCGTTTTGTGATTCGCCACATGCTAGTGCTGTAATGAAATTGACATTACCATTAATTCAAAAATTATTAATACCATCAGTTATTCCTAAAAAAGAATTTTCAAAATATGGAATTGAAACAAAAAATATTATTCAATACAATGCAATTGATGCAGCTGTTACAATAAAAAGACGTGTAAACCAAGAAAATCCATTACCATTTAAAAACAATCATAAGAAAAATATTTTGATCAGAGTTGAAGAAGAACAAGCAGCTTATACAACAAAATCCAAGAGAATAATTCCAATAATAAAAGAGATCATTAATGAATTTGGAGAAGAAAATATTGTAATTCTTGGAAGATATTCTGAACAGATTAAAAATCTAAAAAAAATATTCGGTAAAAAAGCAAAAATTCTAAAGATGTCATTTGATGGGAAGCATTTGCTAAGTGAAACAAATGTTTTCTTAGGATCAGGCGGAACAATGACAGCAGAATCAGCTTTACTAGGTGTTCCTACCATTTCTTATAATGCTGTACCAAATATTGTAGAGAAATATTTGGTAAAGAAAAATCTTGTAAAAAGGGAAACAAATCCAAAAAAAATCAACAAAATAATAAGAAAGTGGCTTGAATCATCTAATGAAAATTATAGTAAAAAAGCAAGAAAAGTTTTAAACACAATGGAAGATCCTATTCAAAAATTAATTCAAAGTATTGAAAAATAG
- a CDS encoding UDP-glucose/GDP-mannose dehydrogenase: MTDIILGMGEVGSTLYELLVQRGFDCVGIDSDESKCRNYSENQSIENPEYLHVCLPGELNEFIEITSKWISKIKNLQVVVIHSTVRPGTTKSIQDKFELPILFSPVRGVHRRFLEDIKKYTKFISSDKIEISPKIKSGLEERFQKIQWMSTTKTAELAKILVDTTYYGWLINYAQITKMICDKEKIDFDEMWKFADEIHENLGNRPKMYPGIIGGHCVIPNLSLAKYDNLDIIKK; this comes from the coding sequence ATGACTGACATCATATTAGGAATGGGGGAAGTGGGATCTACGCTTTATGAATTACTTGTTCAACGTGGTTTTGATTGTGTTGGAATAGACAGTGATGAATCAAAGTGTAGAAATTATTCTGAAAATCAATCCATTGAAAATCCAGAATATCTACATGTGTGCCTCCCTGGAGAATTAAATGAATTTATTGAAATCACATCTAAATGGATTAGCAAAATTAAAAATTTACAAGTTGTAGTTATTCATTCCACTGTAAGACCAGGTACTACAAAAAGTATTCAAGACAAATTTGAGTTACCCATTTTATTTTCACCTGTACGTGGAGTACATAGAAGATTTTTGGAGGATATAAAAAAATATACAAAATTTATTTCGTCTGATAAAATTGAGATTAGTCCAAAAATTAAATCTGGATTAGAGGAAAGATTTCAAAAAATACAGTGGATGTCTACTACTAAAACTGCAGAGTTGGCAAAAATTTTAGTAGATACAACATATTATGGATGGTTAATTAATTATGCCCAGATAACAAAAATGATTTGTGATAAAGAAAAAATAGATTTTGACGAGATGTGGAAGTTTGCAGACGAGATTCATGAAAATTTAGGAAACAGACCAAAGATGTATCCAGGGATTATAGGAGGTCATTGTGTTATACCAAATTTGAGTTTAGCAAAATATGATAATCTGGATATAATTAAAAAATAA
- a CDS encoding ABC-2 type transporter, producing MHPIIRLVNRNLTISINPGFLIWQVIFPLIYIFVAGFAYTSLIEEVPFGNKSIDYPTFLATGMIGFNIMNSTLISGIIIWNDRRHGMFEQIMSGPFTRTDYILSNICTIGIVGLASASLIALVGYPVFFDSIEFTIITIPMIIFAAIVGSVLFGSIASIISTRLRSSEGFNVIINTVFLFLAFVSTAFYPASGSPEPLRTAFYLNPLTYLVDVIRAGIFGNITEFVIMEMGILVAAASILFIIAAKLLTKLDF from the coding sequence ATGCATCCAATAATTAGACTTGTTAATAGAAATTTAACAATATCCATTAATCCTGGATTTTTAATTTGGCAAGTAATTTTTCCGTTAATTTACATTTTTGTTGCAGGTTTTGCTTACACATCATTAATTGAAGAAGTTCCTTTTGGTAACAAAAGTATTGATTATCCTACGTTTTTGGCAACTGGAATGATTGGATTCAATATTATGAATAGTACTCTTATCTCAGGAATAATTATTTGGAATGATAGAAGACATGGCATGTTTGAACAAATAATGTCAGGACCGTTTACTCGTACTGATTATATTTTGAGTAATATTTGCACTATTGGAATTGTTGGATTAGCAAGTGCATCACTTATTGCACTTGTTGGATATCCTGTATTTTTTGATTCAATTGAATTTACTATAATTACAATTCCAATGATTATTTTTGCAGCAATTGTAGGCTCTGTCCTATTTGGTTCAATTGCATCAATAATTTCTACAAGACTTCGTTCTAGTGAGGGATTTAATGTAATTATTAATACTGTATTCTTATTTCTTGCATTTGTTAGTACTGCGTTTTATCCTGCATCAGGCTCACCTGAACCTCTCAGAACAGCTTTTTATCTAAACCCACTTACCTATTTGGTTGATGTAATTCGTGCAGGTATTTTTGGTAACATTACAGAATTTGTAATTATGGAAATGGGGATTTTAGTTGCAGCAGCTTCTATATTATTTATAATTGCAGCAAAATTACTCACTAAACTAGACTTTTAA
- a CDS encoding ABC transporter related protein, which translates to MSCLNVEHLSKSYGSVKAVDDVVLSVKSGQVFGFLGPNGAGKSTTIKLLTTLIPPSSGSLTILGINAIENPLQIRHKIGVVLQQPSYEPTLTVEKSLDKYGMMWNVPKNERKKRMEQLLKDFDLVEIRKKRNEDLSIGQRRRVQVAREFMHDMELLFLDEPTVGLDPSARRKLLDYLKNKVKTGLTIFYTTHILSEAEYLCDEIAIIDKGKILTVDTPEALKNKFGKEKTIKIHLLEKQNEITKLLSGIVDCKVDFDNGTNIIIHSEQSELVLLHILRILNENQIEIEDLSAVPTNLEEIFLKMVSDNASNN; encoded by the coding sequence ATGTCTTGTCTTAATGTTGAGCATTTATCAAAATCTTATGGTTCTGTAAAAGCCGTTGATGATGTTGTTTTATCTGTAAAATCTGGACAGGTTTTTGGATTTTTAGGCCCTAACGGCGCAGGAAAATCAACTACTATCAAACTTTTAACAACATTGATTCCACCTTCAAGCGGTTCTCTGACAATTTTAGGAATCAACGCAATTGAAAATCCTCTACAAATTCGTCATAAAATAGGTGTAGTGTTACAGCAACCTAGCTACGAACCCACACTTACCGTTGAAAAATCTCTGGATAAGTATGGTATGATGTGGAATGTTCCAAAGAATGAACGCAAAAAAAGAATGGAACAACTCTTAAAAGATTTTGATCTTGTAGAAATTCGCAAGAAAAGAAACGAGGATCTATCAATTGGCCAAAGAAGACGAGTACAAGTTGCTAGGGAATTTATGCATGATATGGAGCTGTTATTTTTAGACGAACCAACTGTAGGACTAGATCCTAGTGCACGAAGAAAATTATTGGATTATCTAAAAAATAAAGTGAAAACAGGTTTAACAATATTTTATACTACTCATATTCTAAGCGAAGCTGAATACCTCTGTGATGAAATAGCAATTATAGATAAAGGAAAAATTCTTACCGTGGATACACCTGAAGCCTTAAAAAATAAATTCGGAAAAGAAAAAACAATAAAAATTCATTTATTAGAAAAACAAAATGAAATAACAAAACTACTCTCTGGGATTGTTGATTGTAAAGTTGATTTTGATAATGGAACTAATATTATTATTCATTCAGAACAATCCGAATTAGTATTATTACATATTTTACGAATTCTAAATGAAAATCAGATTGAGATAGAAGATCTTTCTGCAGTTCCTACAAATCTTGAAGAAATATTTTTAAAAATGGTGAGTGATAATGCATCCAATAATTAG
- a CDS encoding nucleic acid binding OB-fold tRNA/helicase-type, with protein sequence MSEFDILVNKLLEQKPELTRKDIEEQIKHKKEKIGAGYLTDQGALFLIASDFGISLSSPLKVEMGLKDLYAGAKEISLETRVLNVSPAKQFSRKDGSPFYLRTMTVYDTNSTASVKLWDDKANLPGIEDIKPGDLIKIIKAYVKSDLNGSPTINIGSGSNIELTDNKSEIPTIDKITKDINELKEGQKDLVISGIIDGNVSSMEFTNSRGQPGKALRMRLKGKDGDAMRVVLWGKDETDIPNMISHNAKVRLLGVNIKNGNQGLEIHGNDSTIIQIEGGKEAEPVIARILSITTTESGKNMILGVDNKRNIYNITDFSNSTSICNEGDVIECMPSKIYGNSVTLDNNSFVRKLENDESIPSLSQIRTKINEVKVDGNYCIESIVLKIPERREIQTKSGESILLSEMFVEDDTGQIWVKGWRNQSRLIDKCELGEIISITGVNAKAGLEGRIELTLTAFSKITKKN encoded by the coding sequence TTGTCTGAATTTGATATTCTTGTAAATAAATTATTGGAGCAAAAACCAGAGTTAACCAGAAAAGATATTGAAGAACAAATCAAACATAAAAAAGAAAAGATAGGTGCAGGTTATCTAACAGATCAGGGAGCATTATTTTTGATTGCATCTGATTTTGGAATTTCATTATCAAGTCCATTAAAAGTAGAAATGGGGTTAAAGGATCTTTATGCTGGTGCAAAAGAGATATCTTTAGAGACTAGAGTTCTTAATGTATCTCCTGCAAAACAATTTTCTCGTAAAGATGGTTCACCGTTTTACCTTAGAACCATGACGGTGTACGATACAAATTCTACAGCAAGTGTAAAATTATGGGATGACAAAGCAAATCTCCCTGGAATTGAAGATATCAAACCAGGTGATCTGATTAAAATTATCAAAGCATATGTAAAATCAGATCTTAATGGTTCTCCAACTATCAACATAGGTTCAGGTTCTAATATAGAATTAACAGATAACAAAAGTGAAATTCCAACTATAGACAAGATTACAAAAGACATTAACGAATTAAAAGAAGGCCAAAAAGATCTTGTAATTTCAGGAATAATAGATGGAAACGTGAGTAGTATGGAATTTACAAATTCACGTGGTCAACCTGGAAAAGCACTTAGGATGAGGCTAAAAGGAAAAGATGGAGATGCCATGAGGGTAGTTTTATGGGGAAAAGATGAAACAGATATTCCAAATATGATTTCTCATAATGCCAAAGTGAGATTGTTAGGTGTCAATATAAAAAATGGAAATCAAGGACTTGAAATTCATGGAAATGATTCAACCATAATTCAAATTGAAGGTGGTAAAGAAGCAGAACCAGTAATTGCAAGAATTCTTTCAATTACAACTACAGAGAGTGGAAAGAACATGATTTTAGGCGTAGATAATAAAAGAAATATTTACAACATTACAGATTTCTCAAATTCTACTAGCATATGTAATGAAGGTGATGTCATTGAGTGTATGCCATCAAAGATTTATGGAAACTCTGTTACGTTAGACAATAATTCATTTGTAAGAAAATTAGAAAATGATGAATCAATTCCATCTTTGTCACAAATTAGAACAAAAATTAATGAAGTCAAAGTGGATGGGAATTATTGTATAGAATCAATAGTTCTTAAAATACCAGAAAGACGAGAAATTCAAACCAAATCTGGAGAATCAATTCTATTGTCAGAAATGTTTGTAGAAGACGATACTGGTCAAATTTGGGTAAAGGGATGGAGAAATCAATCTAGATTAATAGACAAATGTGAATTAGGGGAAATTATTTCAATAACTGGAGTAAATGCAAAAGCTGGATTGGAAGGAAGAATTGAATTAACTCTTACAGCATTTTCTAAGATTACAAAGAAAAACTAA
- a CDS encoding Lhr-like helicase, whose translation MFHDKYDLENTNKILKKIHDNKIIIKWLEIDKFSKLAEPILDHTAKYYSSPANLDKGILDLVKARLAKTKHRLICARCGKWERVMETNEVKNILICPYCKARQITATFYSDYDLPKIIRKKSEGKKLSLDEKHKFDRAWKVSSLIENFGKIAITVMSGYGVGADTAARILRNMVDEEHLFKQIYEAERQYVVTRGFWDS comes from the coding sequence TTGTTTCATGATAAATACGATCTTGAAAATACCAATAAAATTTTAAAGAAAATTCATGATAATAAAATTATAATTAAATGGTTAGAAATTGATAAATTCTCAAAATTAGCTGAACCGATTTTAGATCATACTGCAAAATATTATTCATCTCCTGCTAATCTTGACAAAGGTATACTTGATCTTGTAAAAGCTAGATTGGCAAAGACAAAACACAGACTTATTTGTGCACGATGTGGGAAGTGGGAACGAGTAATGGAGACAAATGAAGTAAAAAATATCCTAATTTGTCCTTATTGTAAAGCAAGACAAATTACTGCCACTTTTTATTCAGACTATGACCTTCCAAAAATAATTCGTAAAAAATCTGAAGGAAAAAAGCTCTCGTTAGATGAAAAACATAAGTTTGATCGAGCCTGGAAGGTATCTTCTTTAATAGAAAATTTTGGAAAAATTGCAATTACTGTAATGTCTGGTTACGGGGTTGGTGCTGATACAGCTGCACGTATTTTACGAAATATGGTGGATGAAGAACACCTCTTTAAGCAAATCTATGAAGCAGAAAGACAATATGTTGTAACTAGGGGGTTTTGGGATTCTTAG